The following coding sequences are from one Rutidosis leptorrhynchoides isolate AG116_Rl617_1_P2 chromosome 11, CSIRO_AGI_Rlap_v1, whole genome shotgun sequence window:
- the LOC139874983 gene encoding uncharacterized protein yields the protein MPPKSKSVYHRERISSSIPTGLVDLDYLGSSAAKKSRITTPFVNYGEPVGVASSVAQSVNNHHHQNTFVPIGSSSNVEIVEQLLEVLNAKNAVVKLFRIARDRIVDMDVPDFRIRLYDVIGSKQYERPTSDAVGAIVFETGDISRTDYDLIVEYKGGTLKRVNKLHALYMSLQFPLLFVYGQPGYHLGLTLRDVGSRSTRKKNKMTMNMFYSYQLHDRYSAFNLLGKCGRLFQQYIVTAYCSIELDRIDYVKNNQREIRNEYLSGLYDAINRGDHYGSDVGSRTILPASFTGGPRYMYSHYLDALAISRVYGNPILLYTIEFQKRGLPHCHSLLWVQTSARSLEPEEVDRFVSAELPNPKTNPEGFRIVSELMIHGPCGEFDKDAPCMENRKCTNRFPKPFNNNTYFDKDGFVHYQRRNTKIEVDKSICNLENGYIVPYNRYLCLRFLAHINVE from the exons ATGCCGCCTAAGTCCAAATCAGTTTATCATCGCGAACGTATTTCATCATCTATACCGACAGGTTTAGTTGATTTAGATTATTTGGGTTCTTCAGCTGCCAAAAAAAGCCGTATTACAACTCCGTTTGTTAATTATGGAGAACCTGTTGGGGTTGCTTCTTCCGTTGCACAATCTgtcaataatcatcatcatcagaaTACTTTTGTTCCAATCGGGTCTTCGAGTAACGTTG AAATTGTTGAACAACTGTTAGAAGTTTTAAATGCTAAGAATGCTGTTGTAAAGCTTTTTAGGATTGCCAGGGATAGAATTGTTGATATGGATGTTCCTGATTTTCGAATAAGATTATACGATGTTATTGGTTCCAAACAATATGAGCGGCCGACATCAGATGCTGTTGGTGCGATAGTTTTTGAGACTGGTGACATAAGTAGAACTGATTACGATCTTATTGTAGAGTATAAGGGTGGTACGCTGAAGCGGGTAAATAAGTTGCATGCGTTGTATATGTCGTTACAGTTTCCATTACTTTTTGTATATGGTCAACCCGGTTATCATTTGGGTTTAACACTTCGGGATGTTGGTTCGCGTAGTACTAGGAAAAAGAACAAGATGACAATGAATATGTTTTATAGCTATCAATTGCATGATAGATATAGCGCGTTTAACTTGCTTGGAAAATGTGGGAGGCTGTTTCAGCAATATATTGTTACCGCTTATTGTAGCATAGAGCTAGACCGTATTGATTATGTAAAGAATAATCAGCGGGAAATACGAAATGAATACTTATCCGGTCTTTATGATGCTATAAATAGGGGTGACCATTATGGATCTGATGTTGGGAGTCGTACAATTTTACCAGCTTCGTTTACTGGTGGTCCCCGGTATATGTATAGTCATTATCTCGACGCACTAGCAATTAGTCGTGTGTATGGAAACCCTATAT TGTTGTACACCATCGAGTTTCAAAAAAGAGGGTTACCCCACTGTCACAGTCTATTATGGGTGCAAACATCAGCCAGGTCTTTAGAGCCCGAAGAAGTAGACCGGTTTGTATCAGCTGAATTACCCAACCCAAAGACAAACCCAGAAGGATTTAGAATTGTTTCAGAGCTTATGATACATGGGCCATGTGGAGAATTTGATAAGGATGCTCCATGTATGGAAAACCGAAAATGTACGAACAGGTTTCCAAAACCTTTCAATAACAATACTTACTTCGACAAAGACGGTTTCGTACATTACCAGAGACGCAACACCAAAATTGAAGTCGATAAAAGTATCTGTAATCTCGAAAATGGGTACATTGTCCCATATAACCGCTACCTATGTCTTCGCTTTCTAGCACATATCAATGTTGAGTGA